A stretch of Longimicrobium terrae DNA encodes these proteins:
- the gcvT gene encoding glycine cleavage system aminomethyltransferase GcvT: protein MAEAPLLRTPLHGEHAALNAKLVPFAGYEMPVQYPSGITAEHHAVRRAAGLFDVSHMGEFDVRGERALDFVQHVSTNDASKLEVGQAQYSTLLNHEGKLLDDLIVYRYTDRYMLVVNGANKDKDWRWVSQFADQFGVELTDRTDDIALLALQGPRAQEILSRLTGADLDAIRYYRFAEGEVDGVHATISRTGYTGEDGFELYVAAADAPRLWRRLLEAGGEDGLLPAGLGCRDSLRLEMGYALYGNDLDEDTSPLEAGLGWVVKPDKGDFVGRDSVLAVKAEGPKRKLVGFRLKERGFPRHGYPVSVDGAEAGIVTSGTVSPTLGDGIGMAYVPAASAKPGTEIGIVIRGQAIPAEVVRPPFHKEGTVRKD from the coding sequence ATGGCCGAGGCACCCCTTCTGCGCACCCCGCTGCACGGCGAACACGCCGCGCTCAACGCCAAGCTCGTCCCGTTCGCGGGGTATGAGATGCCGGTGCAGTACCCCTCCGGCATCACGGCCGAGCACCACGCGGTGCGGCGCGCGGCGGGGCTGTTTGACGTGTCGCACATGGGCGAGTTCGACGTGCGTGGCGAGCGGGCGCTGGACTTCGTGCAGCACGTGTCCACCAACGACGCATCGAAGCTGGAAGTCGGCCAGGCGCAGTACAGCACCCTCCTCAACCACGAGGGCAAGCTGCTGGACGACCTGATCGTGTACCGCTATACCGACCGGTACATGCTCGTCGTCAACGGCGCCAACAAGGACAAGGACTGGCGCTGGGTGTCGCAGTTCGCCGATCAGTTCGGCGTGGAGCTCACGGACCGCACGGACGACATCGCGCTGCTGGCGCTGCAGGGCCCGCGCGCGCAGGAAATTCTGAGCCGGCTGACGGGCGCGGACCTGGACGCCATCCGCTACTACCGCTTCGCGGAGGGCGAGGTGGACGGGGTGCACGCCACCATCAGCCGCACCGGCTACACGGGCGAAGACGGCTTCGAGCTGTACGTGGCGGCGGCGGATGCGCCCCGGTTGTGGCGGCGCCTGCTGGAAGCGGGCGGCGAAGACGGCCTGCTTCCCGCCGGCCTGGGCTGCCGAGACTCGCTGCGGCTGGAGATGGGCTACGCCCTGTACGGCAACGACCTGGATGAGGATACGTCGCCGCTGGAAGCCGGCCTGGGCTGGGTGGTGAAGCCGGACAAGGGCGACTTCGTGGGCCGCGACTCCGTGCTCGCCGTCAAGGCGGAGGGGCCGAAGCGCAAGCTGGTCGGCTTCCGCCTCAAGGAGCGCGGCTTTCCGCGCCACGGCTACCCGGTGTCGGTGGATGGCGCTGAAGCGGGAATCGTGACCAGCGGCACCGTGAGCCCCACGCTGGGTGACGGAATCGGGATGGCGTACGTCCCCGCCGCCTCGGCCAAGCCGGGCACGGAGATCGGCATCGTGATCCGCGGCCAGGCGATCCCGGCGGAGGTCGTTCGCCCGCCGTTCCACAAGGAAGGCACGGTCCGCAAGGACTGA